Part of the Triticum urartu cultivar G1812 unplaced genomic scaffold, Tu2.1 TuUngrouped_contig_6591, whole genome shotgun sequence genome, TATTAAGGTATGCAGGCCCCTTGAGAATTCATTCATACTGATACGTGGCATTCAGTTTACTGCTATTGTAAAACAACTGCGTTTCGTGTAAATTTCGGCGAGCACTGTAACTTGAACAAAGAAATACAGTACAAAATACAGAAAGAAATAAGCACAATTGTGGAGAGCTGACCGAGAAATTGTCGGAGATGGTCTGCCGGTTGAGCGAGGCCTCGACGGTGCTAGCGAACTTGTACAGGAACAGCGCGATGACCCCGGCCGCAATTCCCCCGAGCAGCGCCTGCACGGGCGACGGCGGTTTATTAGTCTCCACCGGCGAGGTGCTCACCATCCTCAGCGCCTCCAGGGCCTCCTCGCTCAGGTTCCTGGGCTTCTTCATCCCACCGGACCGCACCCTCTGCACCAATCACCCACACCAGTATCAGCGTAACGGCGTAGGAATGTAGGGTGCGATTGTACTGGAGAGCGGTGGTGGGAGGTAGAAATGAATGAGGATTACGAGCTCCTTGGCGCGGCGagcgcggcggcggagggagcGGAAGAGGAAGACGGAGATGGCACCGGTGAGCATGACGCTCGTGGCGACCTGCAGCGGGGTGGGGTTGTCGTCGACGGAGAACAGCGTCGGGGCGCGGATTTCCACGGGGCCGTCCCCGCTGTCGTCGTAGGTGCCCGGCGGCTCGGCAGTGGAAGGGGAATGGGTGGTGCGGCGTGAAGCGttggcggcggaggaggaggacgcGCGGGGAGCATTGGATTAGCGGCATGGTGGGAGTGGGAGGGGGAGTGAGGTCGGGAGGTCTTCGTTCAGCGGGAGCTCCTCGCGGTAGGAGAGAGGATAATGGGACCCGGAGACGAGGCTCCTCAGTCTTCCACCATAGGTGCTCCCGTGCAACGTGGTGCACATCCAGGAATCGCCTCACCTCTTCTTTTCATAGAATCAAATATGCATGAGATGATTTTTGAAATACCAAGATATATAGCTTGGGTAATTTTTGTAGATTTATCATAGAACCAAATACGCATGAGATGATATTTCTCATGTTTTTGGCTATTTTTGGAAATCTGAAAATATATTTAAATGCCTTCATTAGTTTTTTCATAGAACCAAATTCGCATGAGATGATATTTCTCATATTTCTGGCTTTTTTTGGAAATCTGAAGATATATTTAAACATGGACGCGTCTAGCGAGCGGCAGGACGCTCGCTAGCGCTCCGCGGCAGCTGCCCCTTTTAGCAAGTTTATATCCTCAtcaaacaaaaaagaaaagaTTCTTTCCTATTGTAAAAAAGATAAAAAGGGCATGCAACATGTTTTTAATTACGGATTGGAAAGCAACCAGGTGTGAACACATTAATTTAGAGTTCCTTTTCATTTTAAAAGCCATAACTTTAGAACCAAACATCGAAATTAAGATCCGCTTTCACCGTTGGAACCCTTACGACCTGCTCTTCGAAACTAGATTCCGCATGGGTatgttttggtgaatttttttATGTACAATTTAGTACCTCGTTTTGTGCAACTGCCTAGTAGTCGATATGCAACTAGCAGGCCGTGGATGTGCAACTTTCCGCCTACCCTGTGGATGTGCAGTTTTCACTAATGTCACCTCCACCCCCTCAAACTACCCCTTCCAGTGAGATGAGCAATTTCGTCCGTTGCTCGGGCCAACTGCCTAGTAATTGACGTGCAACTTTCCGCTTGCCTGTGGATGTGCTTTCACTATTTACTGCATCCGCCAACTTTCTATTAGTGGTTGTGCAACTTCGGATACTGCCACGGCCAACTGTCTAACAGTGATTTGTAACTTTATCATATACCCCATGGATGTGTAGTTTCCCTGCTAGCACACGGTCCAAACCACCCCTGCTAGTGAGATTCGCAACTTCCACACTCTATGTATATGTAATTTTTCACAACCCTCATGAATGTCAATTTTTTACCATTCAACTGTCCTTGCTTGTGAGATGTGCAACTTCGTATGTTGCTCTGGCCAACTACCTAGCAGAGTATGTGCAACTCTGTTTGTTATCCCCGTCAATTGAAAATACGTGTCCACAAATAGGAAGGGGAAGGAGTTGCACATTGACTAATAAGCAGTTGGCTTGAACAATAGACTAAGTTGCACAAATCGCTTGCAGGGGAAGTGGGAGTAGGGTGCACCGATAGTGAAAAACGACGCATCCACGAGTAGGGAGGAGGGTTGCACAACGACTACTTGATAGTTGGTCGGGATAGTAGACTAGTTGCACATCAAAGTTGTCATGGTTGCTACATTGCAACCTCATGAAAATTGAATCATGCAGATCCAAAAATTGGTTTTGAAAAAAGTTTCACGATGTAATACTAAAGTTGCACAATACAGTACTAAAGTTGCACAATATAGCACGAAAGTTGGCATCGAAAACATGCCCATGCGGGATCTAGTTTCAAAGATCTCGTCACGAGGAATCCAATGATGAAGACAGATCTGAATTTCGATGCGTGGTTTAAAAGATATGGGTTTTTTAAAAATTGAAAATCTGAAATAAATACACGTTGATCTGTTTTTTCCATTCACATATAGTATAAGTCTGATCGTAGTTAATGCCATCAATCACATGCACTAAGAGACAAAATATGCCCATGCATGCATTCAATAAGTGAGGGAGTCAGCGTAATATGCGGACAAGAGCCGGCCGCTCGATTCGCCTAAATAGTGCGTAAGCACTTTTTAGATTTCAGGTTTAAACATCTTTATTATTACTCCCTTCGATCCATATTACTTGATATCAGATGGAGTAGTACTTTGACATGAGAGGTGGTCTAATAGACTCAAAATTTAATTTATTGCTTTGTAACCAAGGGTTTGGAGTTTTAGAAACAAAGTTATAATCTTTTTTGGCCAAGAAAAATTATATATCCTACTTTGTCATCCTCAACAATGGGTTATTTGTTTCGCCATTTTAGAGATTTCAAAATTTTAGTTTGATTATTGCAAATTTCCTTCATGTTTTAGTTCATTCAAACAACAAACTTGCTTACAAATAATGATAATCAAACTCATTTTATAGGGTGTGACAACATAATAGGCTAGTGATCAAGTAAATAAAATTTTAGGACATACTATTTCAACCAAGCATAAAGAAGATTGATGGTTCAACAAATTGATATGTTTAGATTTCTTCTTCTTGAACACACATGAGAGTTGTATATCTTTGTATTAGAGAAGAACCGTAAGGGTACATAACCCCAAGTACACACACACACCCATTTAGTTCTCACTATTGGGAAATGAGGTGGGCTACATGGCTACACTAGTGCAAATTTTTTTACCACATACAGTCAGCAAACATGCTGCAGTTATAGGCCACATGCTTCACCATCATTTGCGGAATGAGAGTTGGTGAAGCATGTTCAGATGCTTACCACTGTAGCATGTTTCACAAATGAGATTTGGTGAAGCATGTTCAGATGCTTACCATTGTAGCATGTTTCACAAATGAGAGTTGGTGAAGCATGTCTCCTCCTCACGGATCTCTTGAAAGGTTATTCCAAGCGTCACAGCCGCAACTCCTTTAAGAGCCCACAAGTACGTGATCAACATTCGGCTGGGTGGAGATGTGCATATGCTAGTGAACGAACGTGGATGTTGCCTAGAGGGTGGGGGTGAATATGCACTTTAAAATAATtatggtttaggcttgaacaaatgtgGAATAAAACTAGTGTTTAATCAAGAACAAAACCTAAATATACTAGGCTCAACTATGTGCACAAACAGCTCATGCTAAGTAAGATAAACAACTATGTGATAGTAAGATATATAACATCAAGCACTAAAGCTACCACAAAGTAAGGCACAAATAatgggctcgggtaagagataactgaggcacgcggagacgacgatgtatccccaagttcacacccttgtggatgctaatctccgttagagcggtgtggaggcacaatgctccccaatatgccactagggccaccatgttgtagggtggaaccctaagtgaagattttttcacacttggaggggaAAAGAGGATGAACACAATAACACAAAGAGGAAATTCGCTCAAACAAAGACCCAATCACACATCCAATAGAATAGCAAAGTTGAGATCCACAAGACTACAAATTAATCCAAGGAAACAAGCACAAAGGTAAGGTTCTTCCCTCTCCTAAGGAGGTGAGGTCTTGATGATAGtcttctccaaaaggaggtcttgaaATCCACTTGAGGATCCTCTCCTAAGAGGCCTTGATCTCCAAGAGGAGTGGTAGAAGGAGCAAAGTCCATCAATGTCTCACatatactttgctaaccctaacaaATGTCTTAGACCCGAAATATATAGCTAGAGGGAGGAAGGGGGTGACTTGGGAGGCAAGGAAGGGCATCCACGGGTGAAGCCTgggaggcccgtgcgcacgggggtcccgtGTGCACGGTACACGCTCGTCGCACGGGGTGCTACAACGGTgagggcccgtgcgcacggggtggcGCGTCTTGTTTACAGAAGCCTCCTGGgtggcccgtgcgcacggggtctcgggggcccgtgggcacggggtcgccTGGGAGGTGCAGTCTTCATCTTCTTtcgctccttcttcttcctcgtggCCTTGGGGTGCTTATCCTCATCCTTTGGGGTGTCCCTTAGCTGCTTGGTGGCGTTGGTCTTCATATATAATGACACATAGCATATTTTGGTGAGGTAGCAACCAAGTTCCATTCATGTCCATATCTATCTCAAGTAAGAGTGAGTTCACCTTGGTTTCAATGGCGCGTGCTCGAGCTCTTGTCATAGGTCCACTTGGTGCTTGATGTGTTGATGtagggtccatggggatgatggaaggatgctcatctccccctccccttgggagagatccgtcctcggatcatgatcttcatcaccatggtatgGGGTCGAGTCCTTGACGTTGAAGGTGTCTCTTACATTGTACTTGTCGCatgggatgtcgatcttgtaggcgttgtcATTCTATCATGCTAGCACCTTGACGGGTCCATCAGCTCATGGTAGTAGCTTGTACTTGCGCTCattggggaagcggtccttgcggaGATGTAGCCATGCTAGATCGCCCGGTTGGAACACCATTGCGGTCTtattgatgttgagcttggtggCGAGGCggtgtacttggcgctcgattatggaccttgtatcttcatgcaccttcttgagataaCTTGCTCTTGCACTTGTGTCCATGTTTGCTCGTTCTTGAAGTGGTAGAGGAAGGATGTCCAAGGGTGATAACGGGTTGAagccgtagacgacctcgaaggggggcTTGCCGGTAGTAGAGCGTCTTGCGTGGTTGTAGACGTACTCAGGGATGGGtaagcactcctcccactccttgatgttcttcttgatcagCACGCATAGGAGAGTAGATAGCGCCCGGTTGGTGACTTCCGTTTGGCCATTGGTTTGAGGGTGATAGGCCGTCGAGAATAGTAGCTTGATgtcgagcttggcgcatagggtcttccaaaagtagcttaggaacttaACGTCGTGGTCC contains:
- the LOC125530834 gene encoding LOW QUALITY PROTEIN: uncharacterized protein LOC125530834 (The sequence of the model RefSeq protein was modified relative to this genomic sequence to represent the inferred CDS: inserted 2 bases in 1 codon) produces the protein MPLIQCSPRVLLLRRQRFTPHHPFPXSTAEPPGTYDDSGDGPVEIRAPTLFSVDDNPTPLQVATSVMLTGAISVFLFRSLRRRARRAKELRVRSGGMKKPRNLSEEALEALRMVSTSPVETNKPPSPVQALLGGIAAGVIALFLYKFASTVEASLNRQTISDNFSVRQITVTIRTIINGLCYLATFVFGINGVGLILYSLQLTFNSLMDDDSSSSSVEKISEQSSTMASSSSSTSDSVSDSSDLQQISDKSKNSSE